The following are encoded together in the Candidatus Nanopelagicales bacterium genome:
- a CDS encoding NADH-quinone oxidoreductase subunit C has protein sequence MSGEPPEVTGMRRGAFGVAGSPDTTGFGGLRQMIALPPASPRPYGGWFDEFTDELELALADRRLPPADAIEKVVVEHGQITYFVRREHLVAFVTALRDELPLRFEWLSGVSGVHYPQDLGRELHAVYHFMSLTHGREIRIEVACPDSDPHIPSVVPVYPTADWHERETYDFFGIVFDGHPSLTRIMMPDDWVGHPQRKDYPLNGIPVEFDGATTPPPDQRRAYI, from the coding sequence GTGAGCGGCGAGCCCCCTGAAGTAACTGGCATGCGCCGTGGCGCGTTCGGAGTCGCGGGTTCGCCAGACACGACTGGTTTTGGCGGACTGCGGCAGATGATCGCACTGCCCCCCGCGAGTCCTCGCCCCTACGGCGGCTGGTTCGACGAGTTCACCGACGAGCTGGAACTGGCGCTGGCTGACCGGCGACTACCCCCCGCCGACGCCATCGAGAAAGTGGTAGTGGAGCACGGGCAGATCACGTACTTCGTCAGGCGCGAACACCTCGTCGCGTTCGTCACGGCATTGCGGGACGAGCTGCCGTTGCGTTTCGAGTGGCTGTCCGGCGTTTCTGGAGTTCACTACCCGCAGGACCTTGGACGTGAGCTGCACGCTGTATATCACTTCATGTCGCTGACGCACGGGCGGGAGATTCGGATCGAAGTCGCCTGCCCGGACTCCGACCCCCATATCCCGTCCGTCGTTCCGGTCTATCCGACGGCGGACTGGCACGAACGCGAAACCTACGACTTCTTCGGGATCGTCTTCGACGGTCACCCATCGTTGACCCGGATCATGATGCCGGACGACTGGGTGGGTCATCCGCAGCGCAAGGACTACCCGCTCAACGGAATACCGGTCGAATTCGATGGCGCGACGACCCCTCCCCCCGACCAGCGGAGGGCTTACATCTGA
- a CDS encoding NADH-quinone oxidoreductase subunit B family protein, with protein sequence MGLEEHVPSGFLLTTVEAVAGYTRRKSIWPVTFGLACCAIEMMATGASRYDLGRYGMEVFRASPRQADLMIVAGRLSNKMAPILRQVYDQMPAPKWVITMGACASSGGMFNNYAIVQGADHLVPVDIYLPGCPPRPEALQDAILKLRDEIQHGKIGAHRQAEITANEAVALKAGTLSDRKGLLR encoded by the coding sequence ATGGGGCTCGAGGAGCATGTTCCGTCCGGATTCCTGCTGACCACAGTCGAAGCCGTCGCTGGCTACACGCGCAGGAAGTCGATATGGCCGGTGACATTCGGCCTGGCGTGCTGCGCGATCGAGATGATGGCCACCGGAGCGTCGCGCTATGACTTGGGCCGCTACGGCATGGAGGTCTTCCGGGCATCACCCCGGCAGGCGGATCTGATGATTGTCGCTGGACGACTCAGCAACAAGATGGCGCCGATCCTGCGACAGGTATATGACCAGATGCCCGCGCCGAAGTGGGTAATCACAATGGGTGCTTGCGCCTCGAGCGGCGGCATGTTCAACAACTACGCGATCGTGCAGGGTGCCGATCACCTAGTCCCGGTGGACATCTACCTGCCTGGTTGCCCGCCCCGCCCGGAAGCGCTGCAGGACGCGATCCTGAAGCTCCGCGACGAGATACAGCACGGCAAGATCGGTGCGCATCGGCAAGCCGAGATCACGGCCAACGAGGCGGTAGCACTGAAGGCCGGAACCTTGTCGGACCGGAAAGGACTGCTGAGGTGA
- a CDS encoding NADH-quinone oxidoreductase subunit A, with protein sequence MNVYIPILAITGLGGAFAALSIVMATFVGPKRYNRAKVDSYECGIEPTPQPLGGGKFPVKYYLTAMMFIIFDIEIVFLYPWAVYFDELAAFGFVAILLFLINLTIPYVYEWRRGGLDWD encoded by the coding sequence TTGAACGTATACATACCGATTCTGGCTATCACCGGACTCGGTGGCGCGTTCGCTGCTCTATCGATCGTGATGGCCACGTTTGTTGGGCCGAAGCGCTACAACCGGGCGAAGGTCGACTCCTACGAATGTGGCATTGAGCCCACACCGCAGCCCCTCGGCGGAGGCAAGTTCCCCGTCAAGTACTACCTGACAGCCATGATGTTCATCATTTTTGACATCGAGATCGTATTTCTCTACCCCTGGGCTGTCTACTTCGACGAGTTGGCCGCTTTCGGATTCGTGGCGATCCTTCTCTTCCTGATCAACCTCACGATTCCGTATGTCTACGAATGGCGCCGTGGCGGATTGGATTGGGACTGA